Proteins from a genomic interval of Gavia stellata isolate bGavSte3 chromosome 13, bGavSte3.hap2, whole genome shotgun sequence:
- the TLE3 gene encoding transducin-like enhancer protein 3 isoform X13 produces the protein MQRHYVMYYEMSYGLNIEMHKQTEIAKRLNTILAQIMPFLSQEHQQQVAQAVERAKQVTMTELNAIIGQQQLQAQHLSHAAHGPPVQLPPHPSGLQPPGIPPVTGSSSGLLALGALGSQAHLAVKDEKNHHDLDHRERDSSANNSVSPSESLRASEKHRSSTDYSIDSKKRKAEEKDSMSRYDSDGDKSDDLVVDVSNEDPATPRVSPAHSPPENGIDKARGLKKGDAPNSPASVASSSSTPSSKTKDLGHNDKSSTPGLKSNTPTPRNDAPTPGTSSTPGLRPMPGKPTSMDPLASALRTPISIAGSYAAPFAMMGHHEMNGSLTSPGAYAGLHNIPPQMSAAAAAAAAYGRSPMVSFGAVGFDPHPPMRAPGLPSSLASIPGGKPAYSFHVSADGQMQPVPFPHDALAGPGIPRHARQINTLSHGEVVCAVTISNPTRHVYTGGKGCVKIWDISQPGSKSPISQLDCLNRDNYIRSCKLLPDGRTLIVGGEASTLTIWDLASPTPRIKAELTSSAPACYALAISPDAKVCFSCCSDGNIAVWDLHNQTLVRQFQGHTDGASCIDISHDGTKLWTGGLDNTVRSWDLREGRQLQQHDFTSQIFSLGYCPTGEWLAVGMESSNVEVLHHTKPDKYQLHLHESCVLSLKFAYCGKWFVSTGKDNLLNAWRTPYGASIFQSKESSSVLSCDISADDKYIVTGSGDKKATVYEVIY, from the exons acagaaattgCTAAAAGACTGAATACGATTTTAGCCCAGATCATGCCTTTTCTGTCACAAGAG CACCAACAGCAAGTCGCACAGGCTGTTGAGCGTGCCAAGCAAGTGACAATGACGGAGTTGAATGCTATCATCGGG cagcagcagctccaggcccagcacCTCTCCCACGCCGCCCATGGGCCCCCGGTCCAGCTGCCGCCGCACCCCTCGGGCCTCCAGCCGCCGGGCATCCCGCCGGTCACCGGCAGCAGCTCGGGGCTGCTGGCTCTCGGCGCCCTGGGGAGCCAGGCACACCTCGCTGTCAAGGATGAGAAAAACCACCACGACCTGGACCACAGAG AGCGAGACTCAAGTGCA AATAATTCCGTTTCGCCCTCGGAAAGCCTGAGAGCCAGCGAGAAGCACCGGAGCTCCACAGACTACAGCATCGACTCCAAGAAGCGGAAAGCGGAGGAGAAGGACAGCATGAGTCGATAT GACAGCGATGGTGACAAGAGTGATGACCTGGTGGTCGACGTCTCCAACGAG GACCCCGCCACCCCCCGGGTCAGCCCAGCCCACTCTCCCCCGGAGAACGGCATAGACAAAGCCCGCGGGCTGAAGAAGGGGGACGCGCCAAACAGCCCGGCCTCGGtcgcctcctccagcagcactcCCTCCTCCAAGACTAAAGACCTGGGTCAC AACGACAAATCGTCGACGCCTGGGCTCAAGTCAAACACTCCGACGCCAAGGAACGACGCTCCAACCCCGGGGACGAGCAGCaccccggggctgcggccgATGCCCGGCAAGCCAACCAGCATGGACCCCCTGG CCTCGGCCCTGCGGACGCCCATCTCCATCGCGGGCTCCTACGCGGCACCTTTTGCCATGATGGGGCACCACGAGATGAACGGCTCGCTCACCAGCCCCGGCGCCTACGCGGGGCTCCACAACATCCCCCCGCAGATgagcgccgctgccgccgccgctgctgcctACGGCCGGTCACCAATGGTGAGCTTTGGAGCT GTTGGTTTCGACCCGCACCCGCCCATGCGAGCCCCCGGCCTGCCCTCGAGCCTGGCGTCCATCCCCGGAGGGAAGCC AGCCTACTCCTTCCACGTGAGCGCTGACGGGCAGATGCAGCCGGTCCCCTTTCCCCACGACGCCCTGGCGGGTCCCGGCATCCCGCGGCACGCTCGGCAGATCAACACGCTGAGCCACGGGGAGGTGGTGTGCGCCGTCACCATCAGCAACCCCACCAGGCACGTCTACACCGGGGGCAAGGGGTGCGTGAAGATCTGGGACATCAGCCAGCCGGGCAGCAAGAGCCCCATCTCCCAGCTGGACTGCCTG AACAGAGATAACTACATCCGCTCCTGCAAACTCCTCCCCGACGGCCGCACGCTGATCGTGGGAGGGGAGGCGAGCACGCTCACCATCTGGGACCTGGCTTCCCCCACGCCCCGCATCAAGGCCGAGCTGACCTCCTCCGCCCCTGCCTGCTACGCCCTGGCCATCAGCCCCGACGCCAAAgtctgcttctcctgctgcagcgACGGCAACATCGCCGTCTGGGACCTGCACAACCAGACGCTCGTCAG GCAATTCCAAGGCCACACAGACGGTGCCAGCTGCATAGATATCTCGCACGACGGTACGAAGTTGTGGACGGGGGGTCTGGACAACACGGTGCGCTCCTGGGACCTGCGGGAAGggaggcagctccagcagcacgaCTTTACCTCCCAG ATCTTCTCGCTGGGGTACTGCCCGACGGGCGAGTGGCTCGCGGTGGGCATGGAGAGCAGCAACGTGGAAGTGCTGCACCACACGAAACCCGACAAGTACCAGCTGCACCTCCACGAGAGCTGCGTCCTCTCCCTCAAGTTCGCCTACTGCG GTAAATGGTTTGTGAGTACTGGAAAAGACAACCTGCTCAACGCCTGGAGGACGCCCTACGGAGCGAGCATCTTCCAG TCCAAGGAATCCTCGTCCGTCTTAAGTTGTGACATTTCGGCGGATGACAAGTACATCGTCACGGGCTCTGGTGACAAGAAGGCCACAGTCTACGAAGTCATCTACTAA
- the TLE3 gene encoding transducin-like enhancer protein 3 isoform X15, protein MQRHYVMYYEMSYGLNIEMHKQTEIAKRLNTILAQIMPFLSQEHQQQVAQAVERAKQVTMTELNAIIGVRGLPNLPLTQQQLQAQHLSHAAHGPPVQLPPHPSGLQPPGIPPVTGSSSGLLALGALGSQAHLAVKDEKNHHDLDHRDSSNNSVSPSESLRASEKHRSSTDYSIDSKKRKAEEKDSMSRYDSDGDKSDDLVVDVSNEDPATPRVSPAHSPPENGIDKARGLKKGDAPNSPASVASSSSTPSSKTKDLGHNDKSSTPGLKSNTPTPRNDAPTPGTSSTPGLRPMPGKPTSMDPLASALRTPISIAGSYAAPFAMMGHHEMNGSLTSPGAYAGLHNIPPQMSAAAAAAAAYGRSPMVGFDPHPPMRAPGLPSSLASIPGGKPAYSFHVSADGQMQPVPFPHDALAGPGIPRHARQINTLSHGEVVCAVTISNPTRHVYTGGKGCVKIWDISQPGSKSPISQLDCLNRDNYIRSCKLLPDGRTLIVGGEASTLTIWDLASPTPRIKAELTSSAPACYALAISPDAKVCFSCCSDGNIAVWDLHNQTLVRQFQGHTDGASCIDISHDGTKLWTGGLDNTVRSWDLREGRQLQQHDFTSQIFSLGYCPTGEWLAVGMESSNVEVLHHTKPDKYQLHLHESCVLSLKFAYCGKWFVSTGKDNLLNAWRTPYGASIFQSKESSSVLSCDISADDKYIVTGSGDKKATVYEVIY, encoded by the exons acagaaattgCTAAAAGACTGAATACGATTTTAGCCCAGATCATGCCTTTTCTGTCACAAGAG CACCAACAGCAAGTCGCACAGGCTGTTGAGCGTGCCAAGCAAGTGACAATGACGGAGTTGAATGCTATCATCGGGGTACGTGGACTTCCCAATCTGCCTCTCACC cagcagcagctccaggcccagcacCTCTCCCACGCCGCCCATGGGCCCCCGGTCCAGCTGCCGCCGCACCCCTCGGGCCTCCAGCCGCCGGGCATCCCGCCGGTCACCGGCAGCAGCTCGGGGCTGCTGGCTCTCGGCGCCCTGGGGAGCCAGGCACACCTCGCTGTCAAGGATGAGAAAAACCACCACGACCTGGACCACAGAG ACTCAAGT AATAATTCCGTTTCGCCCTCGGAAAGCCTGAGAGCCAGCGAGAAGCACCGGAGCTCCACAGACTACAGCATCGACTCCAAGAAGCGGAAAGCGGAGGAGAAGGACAGCATGAGTCGATAT GACAGCGATGGTGACAAGAGTGATGACCTGGTGGTCGACGTCTCCAACGAG GACCCCGCCACCCCCCGGGTCAGCCCAGCCCACTCTCCCCCGGAGAACGGCATAGACAAAGCCCGCGGGCTGAAGAAGGGGGACGCGCCAAACAGCCCGGCCTCGGtcgcctcctccagcagcactcCCTCCTCCAAGACTAAAGACCTGGGTCAC AACGACAAATCGTCGACGCCTGGGCTCAAGTCAAACACTCCGACGCCAAGGAACGACGCTCCAACCCCGGGGACGAGCAGCaccccggggctgcggccgATGCCCGGCAAGCCAACCAGCATGGACCCCCTGG CCTCGGCCCTGCGGACGCCCATCTCCATCGCGGGCTCCTACGCGGCACCTTTTGCCATGATGGGGCACCACGAGATGAACGGCTCGCTCACCAGCCCCGGCGCCTACGCGGGGCTCCACAACATCCCCCCGCAGATgagcgccgctgccgccgccgctgctgcctACGGCCGGTCACCAATG GTTGGTTTCGACCCGCACCCGCCCATGCGAGCCCCCGGCCTGCCCTCGAGCCTGGCGTCCATCCCCGGAGGGAAGCC AGCCTACTCCTTCCACGTGAGCGCTGACGGGCAGATGCAGCCGGTCCCCTTTCCCCACGACGCCCTGGCGGGTCCCGGCATCCCGCGGCACGCTCGGCAGATCAACACGCTGAGCCACGGGGAGGTGGTGTGCGCCGTCACCATCAGCAACCCCACCAGGCACGTCTACACCGGGGGCAAGGGGTGCGTGAAGATCTGGGACATCAGCCAGCCGGGCAGCAAGAGCCCCATCTCCCAGCTGGACTGCCTG AACAGAGATAACTACATCCGCTCCTGCAAACTCCTCCCCGACGGCCGCACGCTGATCGTGGGAGGGGAGGCGAGCACGCTCACCATCTGGGACCTGGCTTCCCCCACGCCCCGCATCAAGGCCGAGCTGACCTCCTCCGCCCCTGCCTGCTACGCCCTGGCCATCAGCCCCGACGCCAAAgtctgcttctcctgctgcagcgACGGCAACATCGCCGTCTGGGACCTGCACAACCAGACGCTCGTCAG GCAATTCCAAGGCCACACAGACGGTGCCAGCTGCATAGATATCTCGCACGACGGTACGAAGTTGTGGACGGGGGGTCTGGACAACACGGTGCGCTCCTGGGACCTGCGGGAAGggaggcagctccagcagcacgaCTTTACCTCCCAG ATCTTCTCGCTGGGGTACTGCCCGACGGGCGAGTGGCTCGCGGTGGGCATGGAGAGCAGCAACGTGGAAGTGCTGCACCACACGAAACCCGACAAGTACCAGCTGCACCTCCACGAGAGCTGCGTCCTCTCCCTCAAGTTCGCCTACTGCG GTAAATGGTTTGTGAGTACTGGAAAAGACAACCTGCTCAACGCCTGGAGGACGCCCTACGGAGCGAGCATCTTCCAG TCCAAGGAATCCTCGTCCGTCTTAAGTTGTGACATTTCGGCGGATGACAAGTACATCGTCACGGGCTCTGGTGACAAGAAGGCCACAGTCTACGAAGTCATCTACTAA
- the TLE3 gene encoding transducin-like enhancer protein 3 isoform X5, with protein MQRHYVMYYEMSYGLNIEMHKQTEIAKRLNTILAQIMPFLSQEHQQQVAQAVERAKQVTMTELNAIIGQLQAQHLSHAAHGPPVQLPPHPSGLQPPGIPPVTGSSSGLLALGALGSQAHLAVKDEKNHHDLDHRERDSSANNSVSPSESLRASEKHRSSTDYSIDSKKRKAEEKDSMSRYDSDGDKSDDLVVDVSNEDPATPRVSPAHSPPENGIDKARGLKKGDAPNSPASVASSSSTPSSKTKDLGHNDKSSTPGLKSNTPTPRNDAPTPGTSSTPGLRPMPGKPTSMDPLASALRTPISIAGSYAAPFAMMGHHEMNGSLTSPGAYAGLHNIPPQMSAAAAAAAAYGRSPMVGFDPHPPMRAPGLPSSLASIPGGKPAYSFHVSADGQMQPVPFPHDALAGPGIPRHARQINTLSHGEVVCAVTISNPTRHVYTGGKGCVKIWDISQPGSKSPISQLDCLNRDNYIRSCKLLPDGRTLIVGGEASTLTIWDLASPTPRIKAELTSSAPACYALAISPDAKVCFSCCSDGNIAVWDLHNQTLVRQFQGHTDGASCIDISHDGTKLWTGGLDNTVRSWDLREGRQLQQHDFTSQIFSLGYCPTGEWLAVGMESSNVEVLHHTKPDKYQLHLHESCVLSLKFAYCGKWFVSTGKDNLLNAWRTPYGASIFQSKESSSVLSCDISADDKYIVTGSGDKKATVYEVIY; from the exons acagaaattgCTAAAAGACTGAATACGATTTTAGCCCAGATCATGCCTTTTCTGTCACAAGAG CACCAACAGCAAGTCGCACAGGCTGTTGAGCGTGCCAAGCAAGTGACAATGACGGAGTTGAATGCTATCATCGGG cagctccaggcccagcacCTCTCCCACGCCGCCCATGGGCCCCCGGTCCAGCTGCCGCCGCACCCCTCGGGCCTCCAGCCGCCGGGCATCCCGCCGGTCACCGGCAGCAGCTCGGGGCTGCTGGCTCTCGGCGCCCTGGGGAGCCAGGCACACCTCGCTGTCAAGGATGAGAAAAACCACCACGACCTGGACCACAGAG AGCGAGACTCAAGTGCA AATAATTCCGTTTCGCCCTCGGAAAGCCTGAGAGCCAGCGAGAAGCACCGGAGCTCCACAGACTACAGCATCGACTCCAAGAAGCGGAAAGCGGAGGAGAAGGACAGCATGAGTCGATAT GACAGCGATGGTGACAAGAGTGATGACCTGGTGGTCGACGTCTCCAACGAG GACCCCGCCACCCCCCGGGTCAGCCCAGCCCACTCTCCCCCGGAGAACGGCATAGACAAAGCCCGCGGGCTGAAGAAGGGGGACGCGCCAAACAGCCCGGCCTCGGtcgcctcctccagcagcactcCCTCCTCCAAGACTAAAGACCTGGGTCAC AACGACAAATCGTCGACGCCTGGGCTCAAGTCAAACACTCCGACGCCAAGGAACGACGCTCCAACCCCGGGGACGAGCAGCaccccggggctgcggccgATGCCCGGCAAGCCAACCAGCATGGACCCCCTGG CCTCGGCCCTGCGGACGCCCATCTCCATCGCGGGCTCCTACGCGGCACCTTTTGCCATGATGGGGCACCACGAGATGAACGGCTCGCTCACCAGCCCCGGCGCCTACGCGGGGCTCCACAACATCCCCCCGCAGATgagcgccgctgccgccgccgctgctgcctACGGCCGGTCACCAATG GTTGGTTTCGACCCGCACCCGCCCATGCGAGCCCCCGGCCTGCCCTCGAGCCTGGCGTCCATCCCCGGAGGGAAGCC AGCCTACTCCTTCCACGTGAGCGCTGACGGGCAGATGCAGCCGGTCCCCTTTCCCCACGACGCCCTGGCGGGTCCCGGCATCCCGCGGCACGCTCGGCAGATCAACACGCTGAGCCACGGGGAGGTGGTGTGCGCCGTCACCATCAGCAACCCCACCAGGCACGTCTACACCGGGGGCAAGGGGTGCGTGAAGATCTGGGACATCAGCCAGCCGGGCAGCAAGAGCCCCATCTCCCAGCTGGACTGCCTG AACAGAGATAACTACATCCGCTCCTGCAAACTCCTCCCCGACGGCCGCACGCTGATCGTGGGAGGGGAGGCGAGCACGCTCACCATCTGGGACCTGGCTTCCCCCACGCCCCGCATCAAGGCCGAGCTGACCTCCTCCGCCCCTGCCTGCTACGCCCTGGCCATCAGCCCCGACGCCAAAgtctgcttctcctgctgcagcgACGGCAACATCGCCGTCTGGGACCTGCACAACCAGACGCTCGTCAG GCAATTCCAAGGCCACACAGACGGTGCCAGCTGCATAGATATCTCGCACGACGGTACGAAGTTGTGGACGGGGGGTCTGGACAACACGGTGCGCTCCTGGGACCTGCGGGAAGggaggcagctccagcagcacgaCTTTACCTCCCAG ATCTTCTCGCTGGGGTACTGCCCGACGGGCGAGTGGCTCGCGGTGGGCATGGAGAGCAGCAACGTGGAAGTGCTGCACCACACGAAACCCGACAAGTACCAGCTGCACCTCCACGAGAGCTGCGTCCTCTCCCTCAAGTTCGCCTACTGCG GTAAATGGTTTGTGAGTACTGGAAAAGACAACCTGCTCAACGCCTGGAGGACGCCCTACGGAGCGAGCATCTTCCAG TCCAAGGAATCCTCGTCCGTCTTAAGTTGTGACATTTCGGCGGATGACAAGTACATCGTCACGGGCTCTGGTGACAAGAAGGCCACAGTCTACGAAGTCATCTACTAA
- the TLE3 gene encoding transducin-like enhancer protein 3 isoform X8, whose amino-acid sequence MQRHYVMYYEMSYGLNIEMHKQTEIAKRLNTILAQIMPFLSQEQQLQAQHLSHAAHGPPVQLPPHPSGLQPPGIPPVTGSSSGLLALGALGSQAHLAVKDEKNHHDLDHRERDSSANNSVSPSESLRASEKHRSSTDYSIDSKKRKAEEKDSMSRYDSDGDKSDDLVVDVSNEDPATPRVSPAHSPPENGIDKARGLKKGDAPNSPASVASSSSTPSSKTKDLGHNDKSSTPGLKSNTPTPRNDAPTPGTSSTPGLRPMPGKPTSMDPLASALRTPISIAGSYAAPFAMMGHHEMNGSLTSPGAYAGLHNIPPQMSAAAAAAAAYGRSPMVGFDPHPPMRAPGLPSSLASIPGGKPAYSFHVSADGQMQPVPFPHDALAGPGIPRHARQINTLSHGEVVCAVTISNPTRHVYTGGKGCVKIWDISQPGSKSPISQLDCLNRDNYIRSCKLLPDGRTLIVGGEASTLTIWDLASPTPRIKAELTSSAPACYALAISPDAKVCFSCCSDGNIAVWDLHNQTLVRQFQGHTDGASCIDISHDGTKLWTGGLDNTVRSWDLREGRQLQQHDFTSQIFSLGYCPTGEWLAVGMESSNVEVLHHTKPDKYQLHLHESCVLSLKFAYCGKWFVSTGKDNLLNAWRTPYGASIFQSKESSSVLSCDISADDKYIVTGSGDKKATVYEVIY is encoded by the exons acagaaattgCTAAAAGACTGAATACGATTTTAGCCCAGATCATGCCTTTTCTGTCACAAGAG cagcagctccaggcccagcacCTCTCCCACGCCGCCCATGGGCCCCCGGTCCAGCTGCCGCCGCACCCCTCGGGCCTCCAGCCGCCGGGCATCCCGCCGGTCACCGGCAGCAGCTCGGGGCTGCTGGCTCTCGGCGCCCTGGGGAGCCAGGCACACCTCGCTGTCAAGGATGAGAAAAACCACCACGACCTGGACCACAGAG AGCGAGACTCAAGTGCA AATAATTCCGTTTCGCCCTCGGAAAGCCTGAGAGCCAGCGAGAAGCACCGGAGCTCCACAGACTACAGCATCGACTCCAAGAAGCGGAAAGCGGAGGAGAAGGACAGCATGAGTCGATAT GACAGCGATGGTGACAAGAGTGATGACCTGGTGGTCGACGTCTCCAACGAG GACCCCGCCACCCCCCGGGTCAGCCCAGCCCACTCTCCCCCGGAGAACGGCATAGACAAAGCCCGCGGGCTGAAGAAGGGGGACGCGCCAAACAGCCCGGCCTCGGtcgcctcctccagcagcactcCCTCCTCCAAGACTAAAGACCTGGGTCAC AACGACAAATCGTCGACGCCTGGGCTCAAGTCAAACACTCCGACGCCAAGGAACGACGCTCCAACCCCGGGGACGAGCAGCaccccggggctgcggccgATGCCCGGCAAGCCAACCAGCATGGACCCCCTGG CCTCGGCCCTGCGGACGCCCATCTCCATCGCGGGCTCCTACGCGGCACCTTTTGCCATGATGGGGCACCACGAGATGAACGGCTCGCTCACCAGCCCCGGCGCCTACGCGGGGCTCCACAACATCCCCCCGCAGATgagcgccgctgccgccgccgctgctgcctACGGCCGGTCACCAATG GTTGGTTTCGACCCGCACCCGCCCATGCGAGCCCCCGGCCTGCCCTCGAGCCTGGCGTCCATCCCCGGAGGGAAGCC AGCCTACTCCTTCCACGTGAGCGCTGACGGGCAGATGCAGCCGGTCCCCTTTCCCCACGACGCCCTGGCGGGTCCCGGCATCCCGCGGCACGCTCGGCAGATCAACACGCTGAGCCACGGGGAGGTGGTGTGCGCCGTCACCATCAGCAACCCCACCAGGCACGTCTACACCGGGGGCAAGGGGTGCGTGAAGATCTGGGACATCAGCCAGCCGGGCAGCAAGAGCCCCATCTCCCAGCTGGACTGCCTG AACAGAGATAACTACATCCGCTCCTGCAAACTCCTCCCCGACGGCCGCACGCTGATCGTGGGAGGGGAGGCGAGCACGCTCACCATCTGGGACCTGGCTTCCCCCACGCCCCGCATCAAGGCCGAGCTGACCTCCTCCGCCCCTGCCTGCTACGCCCTGGCCATCAGCCCCGACGCCAAAgtctgcttctcctgctgcagcgACGGCAACATCGCCGTCTGGGACCTGCACAACCAGACGCTCGTCAG GCAATTCCAAGGCCACACAGACGGTGCCAGCTGCATAGATATCTCGCACGACGGTACGAAGTTGTGGACGGGGGGTCTGGACAACACGGTGCGCTCCTGGGACCTGCGGGAAGggaggcagctccagcagcacgaCTTTACCTCCCAG ATCTTCTCGCTGGGGTACTGCCCGACGGGCGAGTGGCTCGCGGTGGGCATGGAGAGCAGCAACGTGGAAGTGCTGCACCACACGAAACCCGACAAGTACCAGCTGCACCTCCACGAGAGCTGCGTCCTCTCCCTCAAGTTCGCCTACTGCG GTAAATGGTTTGTGAGTACTGGAAAAGACAACCTGCTCAACGCCTGGAGGACGCCCTACGGAGCGAGCATCTTCCAG TCCAAGGAATCCTCGTCCGTCTTAAGTTGTGACATTTCGGCGGATGACAAGTACATCGTCACGGGCTCTGGTGACAAGAAGGCCACAGTCTACGAAGTCATCTACTAA
- the TLE3 gene encoding transducin-like enhancer protein 3 isoform X1, whose protein sequence is MQRHYVMYYEMSYGLNIEMHKQTEIAKRLNTILAQIMPFLSQEHQQQVAQAVERAKQVTMTELNAIIGQQLQAQHLSHAAHGPPVQLPPHPSGLQPPGIPPVTGSSSGLLALGALGSQAHLAVKDEKNHHDLDHRERDSSANNSVSPSESLRASEKHRSSTDYSIDSKKRKAEEKDSMSRYDSDGDKSDDLVVDVSNEDPATPRVSPAHSPPENGIDKARGLKKGDAPNSPASVASSSSTPSSKTKDLGHVRPSLCRGGRAPPAAGARWNDKSSTPGLKSNTPTPRNDAPTPGTSSTPGLRPMPGKPTSMDPLASALRTPISIAGSYAAPFAMMGHHEMNGSLTSPGAYAGLHNIPPQMSAAAAAAAAYGRSPMVGFDPHPPMRAPGLPSSLASIPGGKPAYSFHVSADGQMQPVPFPHDALAGPGIPRHARQINTLSHGEVVCAVTISNPTRHVYTGGKGCVKIWDISQPGSKSPISQLDCLNRDNYIRSCKLLPDGRTLIVGGEASTLTIWDLASPTPRIKAELTSSAPACYALAISPDAKVCFSCCSDGNIAVWDLHNQTLVRQFQGHTDGASCIDISHDGTKLWTGGLDNTVRSWDLREGRQLQQHDFTSQIFSLGYCPTGEWLAVGMESSNVEVLHHTKPDKYQLHLHESCVLSLKFAYCGKWFVSTGKDNLLNAWRTPYGASIFQSKESSSVLSCDISADDKYIVTGSGDKKATVYEVIY, encoded by the exons acagaaattgCTAAAAGACTGAATACGATTTTAGCCCAGATCATGCCTTTTCTGTCACAAGAG CACCAACAGCAAGTCGCACAGGCTGTTGAGCGTGCCAAGCAAGTGACAATGACGGAGTTGAATGCTATCATCGGG cagcagctccaggcccagcacCTCTCCCACGCCGCCCATGGGCCCCCGGTCCAGCTGCCGCCGCACCCCTCGGGCCTCCAGCCGCCGGGCATCCCGCCGGTCACCGGCAGCAGCTCGGGGCTGCTGGCTCTCGGCGCCCTGGGGAGCCAGGCACACCTCGCTGTCAAGGATGAGAAAAACCACCACGACCTGGACCACAGAG AGCGAGACTCAAGTGCA AATAATTCCGTTTCGCCCTCGGAAAGCCTGAGAGCCAGCGAGAAGCACCGGAGCTCCACAGACTACAGCATCGACTCCAAGAAGCGGAAAGCGGAGGAGAAGGACAGCATGAGTCGATAT GACAGCGATGGTGACAAGAGTGATGACCTGGTGGTCGACGTCTCCAACGAG GACCCCGCCACCCCCCGGGTCAGCCCAGCCCACTCTCCCCCGGAGAACGGCATAGACAAAGCCCGCGGGCTGAAGAAGGGGGACGCGCCAAACAGCCCGGCCTCGGtcgcctcctccagcagcactcCCTCCTCCAAGACTAAAGACCTGGGTCACGTACGTCCTTCGCTCTGCCGGGGGGGTcgggccccgccggccgcgggTGCTCGCTGG AACGACAAATCGTCGACGCCTGGGCTCAAGTCAAACACTCCGACGCCAAGGAACGACGCTCCAACCCCGGGGACGAGCAGCaccccggggctgcggccgATGCCCGGCAAGCCAACCAGCATGGACCCCCTGG CCTCGGCCCTGCGGACGCCCATCTCCATCGCGGGCTCCTACGCGGCACCTTTTGCCATGATGGGGCACCACGAGATGAACGGCTCGCTCACCAGCCCCGGCGCCTACGCGGGGCTCCACAACATCCCCCCGCAGATgagcgccgctgccgccgccgctgctgcctACGGCCGGTCACCAATG GTTGGTTTCGACCCGCACCCGCCCATGCGAGCCCCCGGCCTGCCCTCGAGCCTGGCGTCCATCCCCGGAGGGAAGCC AGCCTACTCCTTCCACGTGAGCGCTGACGGGCAGATGCAGCCGGTCCCCTTTCCCCACGACGCCCTGGCGGGTCCCGGCATCCCGCGGCACGCTCGGCAGATCAACACGCTGAGCCACGGGGAGGTGGTGTGCGCCGTCACCATCAGCAACCCCACCAGGCACGTCTACACCGGGGGCAAGGGGTGCGTGAAGATCTGGGACATCAGCCAGCCGGGCAGCAAGAGCCCCATCTCCCAGCTGGACTGCCTG AACAGAGATAACTACATCCGCTCCTGCAAACTCCTCCCCGACGGCCGCACGCTGATCGTGGGAGGGGAGGCGAGCACGCTCACCATCTGGGACCTGGCTTCCCCCACGCCCCGCATCAAGGCCGAGCTGACCTCCTCCGCCCCTGCCTGCTACGCCCTGGCCATCAGCCCCGACGCCAAAgtctgcttctcctgctgcagcgACGGCAACATCGCCGTCTGGGACCTGCACAACCAGACGCTCGTCAG GCAATTCCAAGGCCACACAGACGGTGCCAGCTGCATAGATATCTCGCACGACGGTACGAAGTTGTGGACGGGGGGTCTGGACAACACGGTGCGCTCCTGGGACCTGCGGGAAGggaggcagctccagcagcacgaCTTTACCTCCCAG ATCTTCTCGCTGGGGTACTGCCCGACGGGCGAGTGGCTCGCGGTGGGCATGGAGAGCAGCAACGTGGAAGTGCTGCACCACACGAAACCCGACAAGTACCAGCTGCACCTCCACGAGAGCTGCGTCCTCTCCCTCAAGTTCGCCTACTGCG GTAAATGGTTTGTGAGTACTGGAAAAGACAACCTGCTCAACGCCTGGAGGACGCCCTACGGAGCGAGCATCTTCCAG TCCAAGGAATCCTCGTCCGTCTTAAGTTGTGACATTTCGGCGGATGACAAGTACATCGTCACGGGCTCTGGTGACAAGAAGGCCACAGTCTACGAAGTCATCTACTAA